Proteins from a genomic interval of Bradyrhizobium sp. CCGB01:
- a CDS encoding DUF6117 family protein, whose protein sequence is MSIPGHARANFQTLLRAATSGALALMECTEVATGETRYVICAVGRDDGEYVFTPFGHLADGNPFELYRPPEAST, encoded by the coding sequence ATGAGCATTCCCGGCCATGCCCGCGCCAACTTCCAGACGCTGCTGCGCGCCGCGACCAGCGGCGCCCTGGCGCTGATGGAATGCACCGAGGTCGCGACGGGCGAGACCCGCTACGTCATCTGCGCCGTCGGGCGCGATGACGGCGAATATGTGTTCACCCCGTTCGGCCATCTGGCCGACGGCAACCCCTTCGAGCTTTACCGTCCGCCCGAGGCCTCGACCTGA
- a CDS encoding ParB/RepB/Spo0J family partition protein, whose amino-acid sequence MATAAQKIVLSSSRDIPFNKLVLSQSNVRRVKAGVSIEDLAASIARRGLIQSLSVVPVTDADGNETGMFEVPAGGRRFRALEMLVKQKRLAKIAPVPCIVRERDSAILAEEVSLAENIERAPLHPLDQYRAFQDMHDKGMSEEDIAAAFFVPAQVVKQRLRLASASPALLDVYAEDGMTLEQLMAFTVSHDHARQEQVWDAIKDGWSKEPYQIRRMLTETTVRASDKRAVFVGVEAYEAAGGVTMRDLFQSDDGGWLQDAGLLDRLVAEKLKAAAETVAAEGWKWIEVAVSFPYDATRGLRELQGEPLDLSAEEQATIDSLNAEYQKLEADYEGVDELPDEIDQRLCEIETALAAFETRPARFEAEDIASAGVFIRIAHDGSLDIDRGYMRPEDEAPIAPEGEACVEAGGDRVEPVVQRAVITIGGQPAEPEEDEDDGVIKPLPERLVIELTAYRTLALRNALAENPHVAMTALLHKLVSDTFMTRMYTGAMEAGVKHIFFPAQDDTLKDSPSARAVQDRHAGWAGDIPKDDDALWGWLAGLDDASRMALLAHCVSYGVNALYERPNPHSAGGVSQHTLDMRLAQADRLTRATGLDLVEAGWRPTFGNYLNRVTKPRILQAVREGAGEQAAQLISHLKKGDMAKEAERLLADTGWLPEPLRLVAEAEASTPETQTGGEDDGAALPEFLAGDDEESAGEDDERHLVAAE is encoded by the coding sequence ATGGCTACTGCTGCTCAGAAGATCGTCCTGTCGTCCTCGCGCGACATCCCCTTTAACAAGCTGGTGCTCAGCCAGTCCAACGTCCGGCGCGTGAAGGCCGGCGTCTCGATCGAGGACCTGGCGGCCTCGATCGCCCGACGCGGCCTGATCCAGAGCCTCAGCGTCGTGCCCGTCACGGATGCCGACGGCAACGAGACCGGCATGTTCGAGGTGCCGGCCGGCGGCCGCCGCTTCCGGGCGCTGGAGATGCTGGTCAAGCAGAAGCGCCTCGCCAAGATCGCGCCGGTGCCCTGCATCGTGCGCGAGCGAGACAGCGCCATCCTCGCTGAGGAGGTCTCGCTCGCCGAGAATATCGAGCGCGCGCCGCTCCATCCCCTCGACCAGTATCGCGCCTTCCAGGACATGCACGACAAGGGCATGAGCGAGGAAGACATCGCCGCAGCCTTCTTCGTGCCGGCCCAAGTCGTGAAGCAGCGTCTACGCCTCGCGTCCGCGTCGCCCGCGCTGCTCGACGTCTATGCCGAGGACGGCATGACGCTGGAGCAGCTTATGGCCTTCACCGTGTCGCACGACCACGCCCGCCAGGAACAGGTCTGGGACGCGATCAAGGACGGCTGGTCGAAGGAGCCGTACCAGATCCGGCGCATGCTCACCGAGACCACGGTGCGCGCCTCGGACAAGCGGGCCGTGTTCGTCGGCGTCGAGGCCTACGAGGCCGCCGGCGGCGTCACCATGCGCGATCTCTTCCAATCCGATGATGGCGGCTGGCTGCAAGACGCAGGCCTGCTCGACCGCCTGGTCGCCGAGAAGCTGAAGGCCGCGGCCGAGACGGTCGCTGCCGAAGGTTGGAAGTGGATCGAGGTCGCGGTCAGCTTCCCCTATGACGCCACGCGCGGCCTGCGCGAGCTGCAGGGCGAACCGCTCGACCTCTCGGCCGAGGAACAGGCCACCATCGACTCACTCAACGCCGAATATCAGAAGCTGGAAGCCGACTATGAAGGCGTCGACGAGCTGCCGGACGAGATCGATCAGCGCCTTTGCGAGATCGAGACGGCGCTCGCCGCCTTCGAGACCCGGCCGGCGCGCTTCGAGGCGGAAGACATTGCCAGCGCGGGCGTGTTCATCAGGATCGCCCATGACGGCAGCCTCGACATCGACCGCGGCTATATGCGGCCGGAGGACGAAGCGCCGATCGCGCCTGAGGGCGAAGCGTGCGTGGAAGCCGGTGGCGATCGGGTCGAGCCCGTGGTGCAGCGGGCTGTCATCACCATCGGCGGCCAGCCGGCCGAGCCCGAGGAGGACGAGGACGACGGCGTCATCAAGCCGCTGCCGGAGCGCCTCGTTATCGAGCTCACGGCCTATCGCACCCTCGCGCTGCGGAACGCCCTGGCGGAGAATCCGCACGTCGCCATGACCGCGCTGCTCCACAAGCTCGTCTCGGACACCTTCATGACCCGCATGTACACGGGCGCCATGGAAGCAGGAGTGAAGCACATCTTCTTCCCGGCCCAGGACGACACCCTGAAGGACAGCCCGTCCGCGCGCGCGGTGCAAGACCGCCACGCCGGCTGGGCGGGCGACATCCCCAAGGACGACGACGCCCTGTGGGGCTGGCTCGCGGGCCTGGACGACGCCAGCCGGATGGCGCTCCTGGCGCATTGCGTGAGCTACGGCGTGAATGCCCTTTATGAACGGCCGAACCCGCACAGCGCCGGCGGCGTGTCCCAGCACACGCTCGACATGCGGCTCGCCCAGGCCGACCGCCTGACCCGGGCGACCGGGCTCGATCTGGTCGAGGCCGGCTGGCGTCCGACCTTCGGCAACTACCTCAACCGGGTCACCAAGCCCCGCATCCTGCAGGCGGTGCGCGAGGGCGCCGGCGAACAGGCCGCGCAGCTCATCAGCCACCTGAAGAAGGGCGACATGGCCAAGGAGGCCGAGCGCCTGCTGGCCGACACCGGCTGGCTGCCGGAGCCGCTGCGCCTGGTCGCCGAGGCCGAGGCGTCGACGCCGGAAACCCAGACCGGCGGTGAGGATGACGGCGCGGCGCTGCCCGAGTTCCTCGCGGGCGATGACGAGGAGTCCGCGGGCGAAGACGACGAACGCCACCTCGTCGCAGCCGAGTGA